The following coding sequences lie in one Glycine max cultivar Williams 82 chromosome 19, Glycine_max_v4.0, whole genome shotgun sequence genomic window:
- the LOC100804868 gene encoding uncharacterized protein isoform X3, whose product MSYPSLSFQFAPLLSFSLTALSLPPLPVFSKRYSPSSSSPIPKATPSHLLSLLGSKTQSSAVNPVVARGLKSCFKFLVPFSPVQPRHRKLGLGLPKLTVPSQREENELIWWPPEPVLELARLAVDSGGDPAAIHRLLDPTIIPVPDCEGSKEERCELTRTRYGRRFVCEELNLYLQFLFELIVDRGPSVGLDVALNRFDLFHGHLFLALDSGRLGILFHAKEYPAYDKQVFPYNMGFCQRGSNVTYDDSMNLRNILWLAPMLGDSGEFWVAPESPLNPNCIAQIRF is encoded by the exons ATGAGTTATCCTTCACTCTCATTCCAATTCGCACCATTACTCTCATTTTCTCTTACAGCATTATCCTTGCCACCATTACCGGTCTTTTCGAAGCGTTACtctccatcatcatcttcaccTATCCCCAAAGCCACTCCCTCTCACTTATTGTCACTGTTGGGTTCCAAAACTCAGTCCTCAGCCGTGAATCCCGTGGTAGCACGCGGCCTCAAATCATGCTTCAAATTCCTCGTTCCTTTCTCTCCAGTGCAGCCTCGTCACCGGAAATTGGGTTTGGGCCTGCCCAAACTCACTGTCCCAAGTCAGAGAGAGGAGAACGAGCTTATTTGGTGGCCGCCAGAGCCCGTTTTGGAGCTGGCGCGTCTCGCCGTCGATTCTGGCGGCGACCCCGCCGCTATTCATCGCCTTCTTGACCCAACCATTATCCCg GTACCTGATTGTGAAGGATCAAAGGAAGAGCGCTGTGAGCTCACCAGAACTCGCTATGGCAGACGCTTCGTTTGTGAG GAACTGAACCTGTATCTGCAGTTTTTGTTTGAACTCATTGTTGATCGAGGTCCATCTGTTGGGTTGGATGTTGCCTTGAACCGGTTTGATCTGTTCCATGGTCACCTTTTTCTAGCGCTAGACTCTGGAAGACTTGGTATCTT ATTCCATGCGAAGGAATACCCAGCATATGATAAGCAAGTGTTCCCGTACAATATGGGTTTTTGTCAGAGAG gGTCCAATGTGACATATGATGATTCAATGAATCTGAGAAATATTCTCTGGCTGGCTCCAATGCTTGGCGATTCTGGTGAATTTTGGGTGGCACCAG AGAGTCCTCTTAACCCTAACTGCATTGCACAGATAAGATTCTGA
- the LOC100804868 gene encoding uncharacterized protein isoform X1, protein MSYPSLSFQFAPLLSFSLTALSLPPLPVFSKRYSPSSSSPIPKATPSHLLSLLGSKTQSSAVNPVVARGLKSCFKFLVPFSPVQPRHRKLGLGLPKLTVPSQREENELIWWPPEPVLELARLAVDSGGDPAAIHRLLDPTIIPVPDCEGSKEERCELTRTRYGRRFVCEELNLYLQFLFELIVDRGPSVGLDVALNRFDLFHGHLFLALDSGRLGILFHAKEYPAYDKQVFPYNMGFCQRGSNVTYDDSMNLRNILWLAPMLGDSGEFWVAPGVLVVLDACPDGIIYRDLIPDYVNFARTIYEDDLGDVAVDVNYLNVGSETRNYQIFIC, encoded by the exons ATGAGTTATCCTTCACTCTCATTCCAATTCGCACCATTACTCTCATTTTCTCTTACAGCATTATCCTTGCCACCATTACCGGTCTTTTCGAAGCGTTACtctccatcatcatcttcaccTATCCCCAAAGCCACTCCCTCTCACTTATTGTCACTGTTGGGTTCCAAAACTCAGTCCTCAGCCGTGAATCCCGTGGTAGCACGCGGCCTCAAATCATGCTTCAAATTCCTCGTTCCTTTCTCTCCAGTGCAGCCTCGTCACCGGAAATTGGGTTTGGGCCTGCCCAAACTCACTGTCCCAAGTCAGAGAGAGGAGAACGAGCTTATTTGGTGGCCGCCAGAGCCCGTTTTGGAGCTGGCGCGTCTCGCCGTCGATTCTGGCGGCGACCCCGCCGCTATTCATCGCCTTCTTGACCCAACCATTATCCCg GTACCTGATTGTGAAGGATCAAAGGAAGAGCGCTGTGAGCTCACCAGAACTCGCTATGGCAGACGCTTCGTTTGTGAG GAACTGAACCTGTATCTGCAGTTTTTGTTTGAACTCATTGTTGATCGAGGTCCATCTGTTGGGTTGGATGTTGCCTTGAACCGGTTTGATCTGTTCCATGGTCACCTTTTTCTAGCGCTAGACTCTGGAAGACTTGGTATCTT ATTCCATGCGAAGGAATACCCAGCATATGATAAGCAAGTGTTCCCGTACAATATGGGTTTTTGTCAGAGAG gGTCCAATGTGACATATGATGATTCAATGAATCTGAGAAATATTCTCTGGCTGGCTCCAATGCTTGGCGATTCTGGTGAATTTTGGGTGGCACCAG GTGTTCTTGTAGTGCTGGATGCTTGTCCCGATGGAATCATATACAGAGATCTAATACCCGATTATGTAAATTTTGCAAGGACTATATATGAAG
- the LOC100804868 gene encoding uncharacterized protein isoform X2, whose protein sequence is MSYPSLSFQFAPLLSFSLTALSLPPLPVFSKRYSPSSSSPIPKATPSHLLSLLGSKTQSSAVNPVVARGLKSCFKFLVPFSPVQPRHRKLGLGLPKLTVPSQREENELIWWPPEPVLELARLAVDSGGDPAAIHRLLDPTIIPHRYLIVKDQRKSAVSSPELAMADASFELNLYLQFLFELIVDRGPSVGLDVALNRFDLFHGHLFLALDSGRLGILFHAKEYPAYDKQVFPYNMGFCQRGSNVTYDDSMNLRNILWLAPMLGDSGEFWVAPGVLVVLDACPDGIIYRDLIPDYVNFARTIYEDDLGDVAVDVNYLNVGSETRNYQIFIC, encoded by the exons ATGAGTTATCCTTCACTCTCATTCCAATTCGCACCATTACTCTCATTTTCTCTTACAGCATTATCCTTGCCACCATTACCGGTCTTTTCGAAGCGTTACtctccatcatcatcttcaccTATCCCCAAAGCCACTCCCTCTCACTTATTGTCACTGTTGGGTTCCAAAACTCAGTCCTCAGCCGTGAATCCCGTGGTAGCACGCGGCCTCAAATCATGCTTCAAATTCCTCGTTCCTTTCTCTCCAGTGCAGCCTCGTCACCGGAAATTGGGTTTGGGCCTGCCCAAACTCACTGTCCCAAGTCAGAGAGAGGAGAACGAGCTTATTTGGTGGCCGCCAGAGCCCGTTTTGGAGCTGGCGCGTCTCGCCGTCGATTCTGGCGGCGACCCCGCCGCTATTCATCGCCTTCTTGACCCAACCATTATCCCg CATAGGTACCTGATTGTGAAGGATCAAAGGAAGAGCGCTGTGAGCTCACCAGAACTCGCTATGGCAGACGCTTCGTTT GAACTGAACCTGTATCTGCAGTTTTTGTTTGAACTCATTGTTGATCGAGGTCCATCTGTTGGGTTGGATGTTGCCTTGAACCGGTTTGATCTGTTCCATGGTCACCTTTTTCTAGCGCTAGACTCTGGAAGACTTGGTATCTT ATTCCATGCGAAGGAATACCCAGCATATGATAAGCAAGTGTTCCCGTACAATATGGGTTTTTGTCAGAGAG gGTCCAATGTGACATATGATGATTCAATGAATCTGAGAAATATTCTCTGGCTGGCTCCAATGCTTGGCGATTCTGGTGAATTTTGGGTGGCACCAG GTGTTCTTGTAGTGCTGGATGCTTGTCCCGATGGAATCATATACAGAGATCTAATACCCGATTATGTAAATTTTGCAAGGACTATATATGAAG